ACATTTTTTGACAGTTTCAATCAActaatagcaacaaaatacTGTTCTGCACAGAGGGTCTTcttcaaccataaaaaaaaacagaaattttaaaacaaaaaaagctAACAgtggcaaaaaaaaaatacagccaataaaaattcaaacatagagagtagaaattaaagaaatcaaacCTGAGGTAGCAAAATATGAACTCCAAGAATGAGGGAATTAAGGGCTTTCtggtttgtttgttttttttttgctacaTTTGGATTATAACAAAACCCAACCTCTTGAATACTCCTGATTTTTATGGGCTTGAAGCTATACTCTCCATCTAATCTTTACTTGTCCAGTATTAACTTAAcgtatattaaaaagaaataaataaataatgattttatcatattaacttttaatacaaaaaactcaatactttaaaaataactataaattaacaaagaaaacttttttaaaaataaataataatctgtttcttaactttttaagctaaacaaataaaaataaaattttccttagtatataatgaacaaataaaaataaattgaaattaattaaaagataaatataagtCTATAAGTAGTGGCATCATTGTCCTTATACTCATGTTTTtgataacaacaaaagaataaaagcaaggaaaaaaaaaactaaaggcATAACGTATATTGCACTCTGTGGCTTTTGTTtgccaaaaaatataaaaaaaattccttaaTAGAaacaaactatttttcttttttataaggaaaaaaaaaatggtcAAGGAACAAGAGAGATTCAAGCTAATATCATATTTCAATacatttttgtaaataaataatcatgtaATGtagattattttaaatatactaaTCAAATAATGCATAATAAATGATATCGACGTATTCAATAAAGCAGAATTAATACTATAATATATTGTTAATATACTTTATTCAATACTATTTTTATACCTCCTGCTTAGTCATTATTAGGCGAATATGtgctaaaattaaaaaaatatataaacacatttcaaattattataaataatacgTAAATATCTTTCGTCATATTTTTAACCTATCATAATCAGACAGAATGTCAAATACTTTTTTGAACCAAACCATGATTTAGTAATGATTGGACACTTCACACTTGTCAGTTTAGGAGCTTTTTGTTGTTTCAATTTCCAGCTATAAAGCTTAAccattttataataaaaaaaattcaaccaataattaattagttggaactgaaaatcttgaaatttaactaaatattttaactttttttttctttcattattttgtaatttgggcaattctttttctttccttttgctttcttttccatttgcttgttatatttattttattattctcttATTCTTtacctctctttttttttggttcctTTCTTTTTAGTGGGTTTGTTAAAAAGGACAAATAccatcatattttttaaaagaaaaagattgaaaagctAAAAAGAGgggcttttttttttatggaaatggaatataattttttttgaaaaattacataaattaatacattttaaaaaataattattgattttaacaatattttttgtttattaccatttatagcaatgctttgttaaatctgtaatatgtattaaaagtgaattatgtacgcaatatatatgaattataattgtttttttgaaatatatcatgtttgtttggtaaaaaattatcacattgtattataagtgtattaaaatgtgttaaatgtattattcatcatcaaaatttgtattatatgtgaataataaattattctttgtaatatgtattaaacttgtattataaatgaattaaaagtgatcaagtgaaaaaaaatattattactataaatggtaaatattttcttattataatatatttacttttaagTTTCCCTACCTTTTTTCCATAGTAGAGCTAAGCATAAATTTTATGGCTAAAGTAGACCACTTAATATGActtactaaaaaaataagaaaatttcaaTATTCAGTTGTTTAAAAGTTTCTTCgttattttagcaaaaaaaattattaaaagaaatagttatatataatccaaataaataCTATCGAAGGTAAGGATGTGTGAAGATGACATGAGCTGAAAGGTAGAGAAGACACAATCAATAGGGAGCGTTACTTGTACAACTTATTTTCCCTGTTTCCACAGGGAAAGTTagtttttctcatttttaacaAACTTGTCTTGGTTTCGAGCACTGAGTAAGAAAAAGTCGTTGGTAGATTAATTCCCCTGCATGAGCGCTACATAGCTGAACCTGGATTAGTCAGACTCGAATGAAGGTATCGAATACCGAATGAAAAAAGAggacaacttttgataaaaacacttgtaaagaaaatgaaaaactgTTCAAAGGATCAGAATTTTCACTATTCAGCTCCAACACCAATTGTAACATTCTAAATATGTATATCAGCCATTTTCATTTCTCCAAATACATTCTTAGCAAAAGCTGTAACACAACAATTTTTACAGTTATAATATCACTGATTACTCATTCACTTCCTATAAGTAAAATCAAACATATACAAAGTTTCTTGTGTTTCCTATTTTTGATTTGGTGAGAGAACCTATGCTAACAATGCATTTTCTTTTCATCTCCTTTCCTAATAAGATTTTTACAGCTCTAGTCCATCAAATCCATTCAGTGAAACTGGTCCAAGGCAATCACCTTCGATGCTTGCAAGAACATCGAATTTCCTAACAAGGGTTCTACTCCATCTCATAGCATAAACCACAAATCGGACAGCCACTTCGTTCTCAATCCTTGACTGGTCATTGCATATGAAGAAAGGGTTTTCACCTGGAACATAGTTGTAATTTGGCATCTTCCGAACACTGAGATAAATAGAGTTCATGGGTCCACATTTCAGAAAGACTCCATGCCTGCAAACCTCAACGACAATACCAACCAAAACTTCCCCGATTTTAGGTAAGAAGGTAAGACTGTGGAAGGTTACAGGGAACATGATGTACTTTGACGAGTCTAACAACTTTCCATTGCCTACGCTCTTCACTTTTGTTACTTTGAGAAAGTATCCACAATCTTCTGTAGCCCTCAGAAATGTGAGTTGGCTAAAAAGACGCCTGATGACAATATTTCCAGGGAGTTCTCCActtttcttcatatcttccatAGGAACTACCACATATAAGCGAACTTCAAAGTCGCACAGCATTGAGTCCCTACATTTCGAACAAGAAATAAGATAACTAGGACAGAGACAATGCTAGAATAAATCAACCACATCCTCatgttttccctttttattcTGCTATATACATTTTTGTGCTTCGATCCCCAGGGCCGCACCAAACAGAATCATTtctaaaatgatgaaattggaTGGAGGCATGGGGCAGAGATTTGTCTAGAACAAATTGAGTCGCAGGCTCTCCCAGATATAAGTAAAATTTATCCATATTCGTTAGCTTGAATCAATAAAAGCACCCCACATGGCTATGAAAACGGGAAAGAATTAAAGAAAGACAAAATGCAGATCAATAGCTAATAGCACAGAAGGGAAATCCAAGCCCAACAGTTAGAATCTTCTAGCGCATAACCCCAATGGCTTAATCATGTAATTTGATCCAACAATTACCTAAGGTAACACCCTAGTTAACTATTACTATGAACATAACTATTATTAAAACGACTTTGCTGGTGATAATAGGACGAACACAACTATATATTATTCAAGGTGATACATTAACAAAACAATTATAAATGAAACATGCAATTTGATATGTTAATTTGGCATGTGGAGCAAGGAGCAGCCTTAAGACCATCCCCCATTGACAATGAGATTGGCACCTACCCCCGGGTAGGGAGTGGGTGGAACTTAATGAAGAAATACAATCAGAGGGTTGTTTGGTTTGTGTTGAGGAGATTTAATCTCCACATAAAATTCACCATTAATTGTACCATGCTTGGTTGGGTTTTATGAACtttcttcacaaaaaaatcaGCACTGAAGAGGAGTTTTGGAGCAACAGTAAAGTTGTCTGTGTGGCCTATAGGTCATGGGTTCGAGTTGTAGAAGCAGCCACTAATGCTTGCATTGGGTAGGTTGTCTATGTCACACCCCTAGGAGTGCATCCCTTCCCTAGACCATAGCGGAGATGCTTTGTGCATCGAGccctttttacacaaaaatcAGCATTAAGTTATATAACGTTTGgttgttattttttgttttcctcGTAAACAATACCTACATAAAGTACGCATGAATCTATATATCATTTTATGCCGTGTAGAATATTGCATGATTGAGACATCATTCATCCAATTAGCATGTTCAAAAGTGTCTTCAATAGAAGCTTTACTTGAAACCTATTTATTTCCATGATTgatttcattagttcattacaCTTTCTGTAAAGTTCTTACTCCTTTTTGGATGTCATCTGTAACAGTGTTCTCTTTATGCTGCTTCTAACACCAATAATTCTTAGTTTGCCAATAAAAAGGAAGTCTTGAAGACAGTGGGACTCTGCTCAATAGAAACTGGGAATGTAAAATACAACATGGTTAGATACAAGCAAACAGAGCAGCAGATGGCCGGGCAAACATAGCTCACGAGAGTCTAGCAGAAAATTCTGCTTAACCTCCACTGCTGAGAGATCTTTTGGAGCTTCTAAAATAAGAGTTCCTCAGTGTAACTATTACCAGATTCATGTCTTTTGGACCTCACAGCTTAACTAGGAAAATGCTACCACCATTTTCATGCCTCAGCTTCACCATTCACCAACATATAAAGTGGCATCAATGGTCTTTGTGACCTATCCCTTCTCaattctttattatttatttttttgttaagtaATTAAAGTTGTTATAAATCTGTGCTCTGAGCCAGTGAAATAGGCATGATTAGAGGTTGCATAATCCCTATATTGTGTTTAACATTCCACCTACATCATGTACAATAACCAGATTGCACCAAAAAActacaaacaaacaaacaaaaagacaTTTCTTGCTGTGATAGTTACTCTTTTTGccttaaaaattatattgtttcttCCGAGACAGATAGTCCACCAAATAACCTGAGGTATGAGTGTTCCAAGTTTTTAGAGATTTCTTATCAAGCCCCTCTGTTCCAGCCAAGCAAGAACTCAATCATGGAACTAGATATGGTTCAGCTCATGCCTAGAATTACAAAAAACATGTTCCATAGCTGGCTAGTGGCCCTACAATGCAGAAAGAGGTGGAAAACTTATTCCAAATGCTCTTCATACAATGAACATCTTTTGTAGGTTCTATTGAGTGAGACAAGCCTCCTTAGCAACAATCCAAGAGAAACAAGAGACCTTCAAAGGTGCCTTATTTCTCCAAATCTTATCCCAAGGCCATAAAACCCTATCATTGCTAGAGCCTAGCATGTGGTAACAATTTCTGACAGACCCTGGTGATGGTTTTTCCAACTGATGGAGTCTGTTTTGTTGTGATCCAATGTTATCTTGCTTTACCTCTGGAGCAATAGGTATAGTTTTTCCACTTCCTAGTCATTAATATTCCTTCTAAGAAAAAGATGTCATCCTTTTGTTGACCAGAATACTGCAATTTCTCCCTTTGTTGAGATAATAACTTGAAGATATCCATGAAGTGGTCTTTCAGAGAGGTGTGACCCAACAATGTGTCTTCCCAAAATGTTACTTTTTCCCATTACTGAGAATAAAGACCATATTTGACTTATAATTTTTTCCAATGGCCTAGGATATGCTTCCACAGTCCAATACCATGAGGTACTGCAGAGATTTTGGTAATCCAGGGAACCTCAAGTGTGAATTTTTCTAAAACCCTCCTAAAAAGTGCATCAACCTCCTTTTTGAATCTCAAACGCCATTTCATCAACATGCTAACATTATAATACCAAGACTACCTTTCCTTTTGCCTCGGCCCTCGGGTGACTGCTTTTTAATTCATAAAACAGAAAATGATTAGATTGCTTATTTCCTTGCCAAAGGAAGTTTCATCTCAATCCGTCCAATCTTTCCATAACCGAGGATAGAGCCGTTAAAAAGAGACATGGTGCACTGAGCACACTGTTGATCAAAGTGATTCTCCCTCTTATGAAAGATATCGTCTCTTACGGTTTGCCAACTTCTTTTTCATCTTCTCAGTTACTTCATTCCATATTCACTGATTTATATTTGTTTCCCAGAGGTAAGCCCAAACTATTACTCTATTAGTAGGAAGCATTCCAATGTTGCACTGCAAAATATTGGCAAGCTAACTTATATTAGGCATATCATCAACCAGAAAGAGAGAACTTTTGGTGAAGGTGATGTGTAACCCCGAGACAACGTCAACACATGTTAAGATCATCCTGAGGAATCAAAACTTGATGTTCATCAGCATCACACATGCTCATAGAGTCATCTGCATATGAAATATGAGTGACGTTGAGATTGTGGATGCCTCTGCGATCCGCATGAAAATCTGAGACCCAATTTGTTTGTGCAGCACTATATATCTTCTTGCTGAGTCCCTCCATTGAAGTGAAAAGGAGAAAGGGAATCTCGTTGTTTAAGTTCTCTTTGTGAAGAAAAGGAACCCTGGGTGCTACCATTGATGAGAACTGAGAATTTCGCTGAAGAGTCACAAAATTTGATCCAATTAATCCATTTGAGGCTGAAACCAATCTGCCTCAACAGGTTCAGTAAGAATCCCCAATTGACATGATCAAACGCTGTTTCAGTTTCTAGCTTACAAAGGATTCCAGACTTTCCTAACTTCATTCTTGAATCCAAACATTCATTAGCAATCAATGTCAAATTTGTGATGTTTTTGTTGCTAAAAGAACCATTTCAGAAGCACTGACTCGAGTGGAAGCACTTTTTTAAGTCTATCTGCCAAATCTTTAGAGAGAATCTTATAGAAACTACCTATGAAACTGTGTCTATAATCTTTAAGCTCCTTTGCACCAATCATCTTGGGAATAAGAGCAATATAAGAAGCATTTAAACTTCTCAAAAATTCGAGATTGTGAAAGTGATTGAGTATTCAGCAGATCCACTTTAATTACTCCGGAACACTTTTCATAGAAACCCATGGAGAACCCATCCGAATCCAGAGCTTTGATAATAGGAACACCTCTCTATCCTTTTCTACCTAAATATCATACTTGGTTCTCCTAGAAGATTCAAACTCATGATGTGTGTCATAACTGAAGCAGATCTACAGAGCTTTTATTCATACTCTATATATAGGAAATtcacttaattttctttttaaactgTGGCGTCCAGGACAATTTGCACCTACCTCAGACTAATTCAACAAGACACCAAGGCTAGCACACATGGAAAGAAATCATATAATGTTCTCGTCTCGTATTTGATTCACTATAAATAGACTTAATATCTACAAATATTTGACTATGAACCCACAAACTTCAAAACCTGGGTCTAGTGTCTACCACACATCCTGAGTTGTACAGCATTTCTCATTGAATCAAATCCAAGGATGCATACATCCATACAAAAATTCACATAAAAGAAAGAGCACAGCTACATTAATCCAGGAAACTCAAAGACACAATCTTTAAACCTTTCAAAGAGAAGCAGCAAAACACAGAACAGCAAAAACACATCgtttcaaaatagaaaaaaaaaacacaaacccATCATTCAAAAACCACAAATAATCAACAGAACCCTACAGAATACAATTTCATTGATAAACCAAAGATCAGTATGAAATTCTTACCAGTAAAGATGAAAACTTTGCACTAGCTTTTTTTGGGAGGGATTTAAGAAAACTATACAAAATATGAAATGGGGTTTTTACAGAGATGAAGATTGAGGGCTATAGTAGCACTTTCTTGACATCTGGGTTGGAAATTTTGAAGATCCAATTACTGGGTACAATGTCCCATTTCTGCCATTGTTAAACACTGTGACCtctttctaaattttaaaataggaaacttcaatttttaggATAAATTGCATCAAACACCCCTATAATATTAACTTTGTTACAGATACATCCactgtatatatttattattattaaatgcttatatctttttattaagtgttaatcacttaattatTCATTGATTCCTTTGAATGTAAATCAAATTCAATGAATTGTTAAGTGACTCAATTATCCATGTgttacattaatatttttttttatgtatttatatgcaTCATAAAGATAACATTATAATCTTTTATCAAACTTATCACGATATATCTCACATGATTTTGCCCTAATCGCGTTATCATATCACCTACTTCATCACTCGTCTTTCTTAATATGTATATAATcggataatattttttatttatacgatagacattaaataaaataaaaacttactcaaacatttttgatgaaaatattttactttctaTCAAACACACCAGTAAGTATAAAATTCTTGTTTTATCACTATCTGTCACTGAGATGATATATTGAAGGAGAGAACAAACCCCACCCAAAACCCTCACACTCTTTTGCTATATTTACTTCTATTTTCTCTGTTTTTCAGTTCTTTTCCTTccattttgttatatatatacatgttcaTTTTGGTGTatctatatatgtgtatatgcatATGATTTGAGCATGGCTCTAGTTCCCAGCCACCAGTTCTACCCCAGAACCACAAGGCTATCATTCTTCAGGTATAGTTCATCCAAACCTTTCAAGAAACCAATTTTTCATGCCCCACATGATATTGTCAATCAAGATTGTATTTTTAAGCAAAACCCAtcaaaaagatcaaattttgtGGTTACCCCACATGATGTTGTCAATAAAGATTGTATTTTTAAGAGAACCCCattaaaaagatcaaattttgtGGTGAAAAACAGCAGTAGAAGATGGAATTTGGATACAATATCACCCAATTTGAAGTCTAGAGATAGTGGTACTAGTGTATTTAGTAGTTCTTGGTTAGGTAAATGGAATGAAACCCGTAATGATATTAAGCTGAAAAAGGCCCAAATTGTGTTGAATTATAGGAATAGTAATGGGGATACATCTGGTTCTGACTGTGAAGAAAGTATTAGCGGTAGTACAATGGATAGAATTGttgagaaattgaagaaatttgGGTATGCTGATGAGGCTACAGAGAAGGAGAAGAGGGAAAAGAGAGTTGTTGAGAAAGGGTCTATTGAGGATATCTTTTTTGTTGAAGAAGGAATATTGCCAAATGTAAGAGGTGGGTTTTCTGAAGAAACTCCATTTGGGGATGAGAATATAATTGCCAAAGATGGTGTAGTTGGATTTCCATGGGAAAAGCCATTGGTGAAGAAAGAGGAGAGTAATTCAATGGCTAGTAGGAGTAGGACTCATTTGGCTGAGCTGACACTTCCTGCTTCTGAGCTTAGAAGGTTGACGAATTTGGCTCTTAGGATAAAGAACAAGTCGAGAATTACCGGTGCTGGTGTTACACAACAAGTTGTAGAAACCATTCGCGAGAAGTGGAAAACATCTGAGGTTGTCAGGTTGAAAGTTGAAGGTGCTCCTGCACTAAATATGAAGAGAATGCATGAGATTCTAGAGGTAAGCCAAAGAGTTATTTTTTGAACTGTTCTTGTATACCTCTGCTTGTTGGTGTAATTTGCTTCAGTTTCTTTGTGATGTTTTGCTAATCTGTTCCTTTTGGAGCATTTGAGAGCTCGGATTGAATTGGTATTCGAACTCTCTCATGGAGAATGTGAACATAATTTTCCTCTCCTAAATGAAGCGTAAACCATGTATGTAAGTGGAGCACAAAATTCTACCCCTTTCTCCTGGTAATGGGAGTAGAGAAAAATTATTCATGTATGCATAAGTCTTGAAGCCCTGAAGCAAGGCTCAAAACGCGTTGAACGCTTCGCCACGCTTAATGTGCACCTTCGGAGTCATCATCAAGGTTCTACAACATGCTTCCCTGACAGTGAGTCTCTTCTGAAGAGGCGACACTAAAAAATTGACGCTTCactttatcatattattttgtacgtatatttgtcattcatgcttataattattagtcttggagtggacatatacatatgtattttcCTCCATTTGTgccttttttaattaaaacctGTTTGAACCCAAAGCTCCCCACAGACCTTAGAGCTTTTTTGTGCTTTTTGCTTTTGATAACAATGTCTGCATCACAATTGAGTGAATTTTGGATGTGTTTTGGTTTCTGTTATGGGGAACAGGAAGTATTTCAagtgcctttttttttttgaaattggtatTTCAAGtgtatttttagtttttgctacGGTTCAAAGGCTATACCATAGTAAGCATACTAAATAGTGGTGTTTAGTTGTTTAATTTATCTTGTATCAACTTTTCTTACTCAGAGTCTTTTATCTTGTATTGAGTTTCCTCGGGGCAACATGTGTAGAAGCATTCTTATTAGTGCCTTTATGGATGGCTATCTCTTTAATTTTGCAGCATCTTTGAGATAAAACTGCTTGAGTGTATATTGACAATATTAGCTGTCTCTTAATGAGCAAAGAGTTCAGTTTTTGAAGCATTATGATCTCATATAATTCACAATGACATTTTGTCTTTGTTTAGCTTTTAGCCTTCACTGATTCATTTTCCGACTATTCAGAGGAAAACTGGTGGACTGGTGATTTGGAGATCGGGCACTTCTGTGGCTCTTTACAGAGGTGTCAGTTACGAGACTCCATCTGAGCGAATGAAGAAGAGGATAATGAGAAGAGATGAGATTCGTCAGAAGAACTCTCCAACAGTTGATGGCGAAAGTAATCAGAATCCTCGCAATGATGTCGATTCCCTCCGAGAAGACTCTGTAGATACTTCTGAAGAGAACAAAAATATTGATAGACAATCAGAAGTGAACTATGAAGATGAAGTAGACAAACTGTTAGATGGCTTGGGGCCTAGGTATACAGATTGGCCAGGATCCGGACCACTTCCGGTAGATGCAGATTTACTTCCAGGTATAGTCCCTGAATATCAACCTCCTTTCAGAATTCTTCCATATGGGGTGAGATCTACTCTTGCGGCAAGAGAAGCAACTGCTTTAAGAAGGCTTGCCAGAGTTCTACCTCCACATTTTGCTTTAGGTATGCATCGCTGGACTTATCTAAGTATTTTGgatttctcaaaatatactctaaatattatatagttCAAGTATTCAGGTAGAAGCAGGCAGCATCAAGGTTTGGCCTCAGTCATGGTTAAGCTGTGGCAACGAAGTTCAATTGCAAAGATTGCTATAAAACGTGGCGTTCAGCTTACAACAAGTGAGAGAATGGCTGAGGATATAAAGGTACTAAAAGAGTGCTTTGGTGTAGTTCTGTACATTATTCACAAAAAAGTGGTGTCGTTTCCATGCCTTCTAGTTGGTATTCTACTGTGATATACCAGTTATTTACTTTCAATCACACTTCGTTTGGTTCAATAGGCCTTACGGACAATTGCTGATTTAAAACAGACAAGACAGAATTTCATTCCAAAAGAAAATGCAAAGAAAAGCTTACTTAAATACACATAGGATGAATGATTATGCAATTTACCAAATTCTCAATGTTTCAGAAGTAATATTGCAATGATATTGTCTCATAAAAGGATATTGTTATGCAATTGTATGTTTGTCCAACCAAAACCCAAAGCAAGTCTTCCAAATGACATTTCTGCTCTCTGGAAAACTTGTGTGCTGACTAGGATGTAGTTCTTTGTCTCCTCTATACTGCATCATGGTTGCTGGAAAACAAAAGAACCACAAGGTTGAATGAAAATTCATATTACACTTGAAAAGGTCTTCACGAGTTCCATTTCTAACATTGAAACCATTCTCACTGTTATCAGAATATTTTTTCATGCTGAGTTTGACACTTTCCCGAGATCTAACTAAAAGTCGGATATTTTCTGTCGCAggtcaatattttttgaattaactGAATGTCGATAGCATAGTAATATAGCTTAACAATATCTGCATATTATTTGGTTTTGTGTTCAGAAATTAACAGGGGGTATGCTACTATCTAGAAACAAGGACTTCTTGGTATTCTACAGAGGGAAAGATTTTTTGTCACCAGAGGTTGCAGAAGCCTTGTTAGAGAAGGAGAGATTGGCAAAGACCTTGcaagatgaagaagagaaagCTAGGCTACGAGCATCACTCAACCTCACAGCAGGCGTTACAACAATTAATTCTTCAAGGACTGCTGGCACACTAGGAGAAACTTTGGATGCTGATGCTAGATGGGGGAAAAGGCTGGATGATAAGCACAAGGAGAATGTGATGCGAGAAGCAGAACTATTAAGGCATGGTGACCTGGTCAGGAAGCTTGAAAAAAAGCTTGCATTTGTAAGTTCTACAAAAGCCAGgttacttttattaaaagcCTATTTGTTACTGGTTTTTCTGTTTTTTAGCAGCTTTGTCATGACTTTAGTTCTTTCAATTGTCTATTGTAAAATTGTGAGATAGCCATTTCGACTATGAACCGTGTAAGTAAATTCTTCACTCTTCAGTGTGTAATCTCTTGGAGATTTAAGAGTCCAGTGAGAGACATTAaagcaaaatttaattttcaggCTGAAAGAAAGTTGATGAAAGCTGAGCGTGTCTTGTCAAAGGTGGAGGAAACTTTAAATCCTTTGGATAGGCGTGCAGAGCCTGATAGCTTAACAGATGAGGAGAGATTTATGTTTCGGAAGCTTGGGCTAAGGATGAAAGCTTTCTTACTTTTAGGTAACTTTCTTTCTCATACTCGATTTTTGTGCTGAACAACCAGAAAATGACATGAAATGCTTTTCTCTTTTCAGGTAGACGTGGAATTTTTGATGGTACGGTGGAGAATATGCACTTGCATTGGAAGTACCGTGAATTGGTTAAAATCATGGTGAAGGCCAAGAATTTCGAACAAGTATCAAAAATTGCTCTAGCCCTTGAAGCAGAGAGTGGAGGCGTCTTGGTTTCAGTGGACAAAGTGTCCAAAGGATATGCTATAATTGTGTTCCGTGGTAAGGACTACAGTCGACCACCTACTCTTAGGCCCAAAAATCTTTTAACCAAAAGAAAGGCACTGGCACGTTCAATAGAGCTTCAGAGACGCGAGGTACCTTCTTTGACCTAATAACTTTAgtctttgaatattttttctcttttatgtgTACAAGCAGTTTTTAGCCCATTCGGTTTGTGTTGCTTGAATCTGCCTTTGTCAGAGTTGTCATGTACATATGTAAtaagttctaattttttaagAGATTTGTGCTAATGACAAGGCTTTGCTGCTGTAACAGGCTCTTCTGGAAC
The nucleotide sequence above comes from Solanum pennellii chromosome 9, SPENNV200. Encoded proteins:
- the LOC107029698 gene encoding DNA-directed RNA polymerase V subunit 7-like, yielding MLCDFEVRLYVVVPMEDMKKSGELPGNIVIRRLFSQLTFLRATEDCGYFLKVTKVKSVGNGKLLDSSKYIMFPVTFHSLTFLPKIGEVLVGIVVEVCRHGVFLKCGPMNSIYLSVRKMPNYNYVPGENPFFICNDQSRIENEVAVRFVVYAMRWSRTLVRKFDVLASIEGDCLGPVSLNGFDGLEL
- the LOC107031418 gene encoding CRM-domain containing factor CFM3A, chloroplastic/mitochondrial-like produces the protein MALVPSHQFYPRTTRLSFFRYSSSKPFKKPIFHAPHDIVNQDCIFKQNPSKRSNFVVTPHDVVNKDCIFKRTPLKRSNFVVKNSSRRWNLDTISPNLKSRDSGTSVFSSSWLGKWNETRNDIKLKKAQIVLNYRNSNGDTSGSDCEESISGSTMDRIVEKLKKFGYADEATEKEKREKRVVEKGSIEDIFFVEEGILPNVRGGFSEETPFGDENIIAKDGVVGFPWEKPLVKKEESNSMASRSRTHLAELTLPASELRRLTNLALRIKNKSRITGAGVTQQVVETIREKWKTSEVVRLKVEGAPALNMKRMHEILERKTGGLVIWRSGTSVALYRGVSYETPSERMKKRIMRRDEIRQKNSPTVDGESNQNPRNDVDSLREDSVDTSEENKNIDRQSEVNYEDEVDKLLDGLGPRYTDWPGSGPLPVDADLLPGIVPEYQPPFRILPYGVRSTLAAREATALRRLARVLPPHFALGRSRQHQGLASVMVKLWQRSSIAKIAIKRGVQLTTSERMAEDIKKLTGGMLLSRNKDFLVFYRGKDFLSPEVAEALLEKERLAKTLQDEEEKARLRASLNLTAGVTTINSSRTAGTLGETLDADARWGKRLDDKHKENVMREAELLRHGDLVRKLEKKLAFAERKLMKAERVLSKVEETLNPLDRRAEPDSLTDEERFMFRKLGLRMKAFLLLGRRGIFDGTVENMHLHWKYRELVKIMVKAKNFEQVSKIALALEAESGGVLVSVDKVSKGYAIIVFRGKDYSRPPTLRPKNLLTKRKALARSIELQRREALLEHISAVQTRVGQLTAEIEQLASLKDSADDELYDKLNSAYSSEDEDSEEEGDDAFIEVFDNDNDVVHRSDDSDDIPHPKREFQYIHQNESERELV